In Porites lutea chromosome 1, jaPorLute2.1, whole genome shotgun sequence, a single genomic region encodes these proteins:
- the LOC140945695 gene encoding coiled-coil domain-containing protein 63-like — MQRVHSRRSEGSEAEVDGLAEQELAKLQRQYRIIEGDRRAYSEETQNQIRRQLEAIKSLERENEELMKDNTLAGSMQNQNKDRTNTEKLNGLLTKEDELKVQLDDVNQDIRTLDEQIRVTEKKIKQQRKNMGGVHNSHQQNKRTQKYIRVLENRLDKANIDFNTFLSENGKLRETFDHMRLEKKTFDTIRLKLERELVENKQKIMEGIETSTTAYEARDEAQGKMMALKEKADKDLSQYNTELKELMRIIEHDRKLKEFMRIKGEERAEMMEGELSSLKKKKDEKDKGDKAEETIESYEEAFQTIKEATCIDDIDRLVTKFIEVEDKNFALFNYVNELNNEIELLQEQINENQAEIEKFKSEEVEMATHRKALLMDLENSLSSCTEQADLCDTQYKQSKKIIEQLKSGVDSLFNKINCDRTAITDMLGGKSGVTDANMMQFLGLIEQRTNELLQVHGFVTTKESDREDEPSVAVGLLGQGPQPGMSSVSIIPPTTGDEYDSDGSSGTEDEQRPLTQEELKNKILKGITKREAHPKKSQHPGSAGSEKSPTKKKKGAKSINCRLNTP; from the exons GGAAGCCATAAAATCCCTTGAGAGAGAAAATGAAGAATTAATGAAGGACAATACTTTGGCTGGAAGTATGCAGAATCAAAACAAG GATAGAACAAATACAGAGAAGCTGAACGGTCTGCTAACAAAGGAAG ATGAGTTAAAGGTGCAGCTGGATGATGTGAATCAAGACATAAGAACCCTAGATGAACAG ATAAGAGTCACTGAGAAGAAGattaaacaacaaagaaaaaatatgggAGG CGTTCACAACAGTCATCAGCAAAATAAACGAACACAGAAATACATCAGAGTTCTTGAAAACCGGCTAGATAAG GCAAATATTGACTTTAACACTTTCTTATCGGAAAATGGTAAACTGCGAGAAACTTTTGACCATATGCGCCTAGAAAAGAAGACTTTTGACACCATTCGATTGAAGTTAGAGAGAGAATTAGTTGAGAACAAGCAAAAGATCATGGAGGGTATTGAAACATCAACTACAGCTTACGAGGCCCG AGATGAAGCACAAGGAAAAATGATggcattaaaagaaaaagctgatAAAGATTTATCACAATATAACACTGAACTTAAGGAGCTCATGCGTATCATAGAACATGATCGCAAGTTGAAAGAGTTCATGAGGATAAAAGGCGAAGAGAGAGCTGAAATGATGGAAGGCGAATTGTCatcactgaaaaagaaaaaagatgaaaaagacAAAGGTGATAAAGCAGAGGAGACTATTGAG TCTTACGAGGAAGCTTTTCAGACCATAAAAGAAGCCACATGTATAGATGACATCGATCGGTTGGTAACTAAATTCATTGAAGTGgaagataaaaactttgcaCTCTTCAACTATGTTAATGAACTTAACAATGAAATTGAACTGTTGCAAGAACAAATTAATGAG AATCAAGCAGAGATTGAAAAGTTTAAAAGTGAGGAGGTGGAGATGGCCACCCATAGAAAGGCCCTGCTTATGGATCTGGAGAACAGCTTGAGTTCGTGCACAGAACAGGCAGATCTCTGTGACACACAGTACAAACAGAGCAAAAAAATCATTGAACAACTTAAATCGG GGGTAGACTCGCTGTTTAACAAGATCAACTGTGACCGTACTGCCATAACTGACATGTTAGGTGGAAAGTCAGGGGTAACAGATGCCAACATGATGCAG TTTCTTGGATTAATTGAGCAAAGGACAAATGAACTTCTTCAAGTTCATGGATTCGTTACCACCAAG gaatctGATCGTGAGGATGAACCCTCTGTGGCAGTCGGCCTTTTGGGTCAGGGCCCTCAGCCCGGGATGTCGTCGGTTTCCATTATTCCTCCAACGACTGGAGACGAGTATGATTCCGATGGTTCTTCGGGAACTGAAGACGAGCAGCGACCGCTGACCCAAGaagaactgaaaaacaaaatcttGAAAGGg ATCACAAAGCGCGAAGCTCACCCAAAGAAGTCACAACATCCAGGGTCAGCAGGGTCTGAGAAATCTCCtaccaagaaaaagaaaggtgcCAAGTCAATCAACTGCAGACTAAACACTCCCTAG